In Pedobacter sp. W3I1, one DNA window encodes the following:
- a CDS encoding amino acid permease, with the protein MGLFTKKPMHLLLEEAGDSGKGLKRTLSAGALVALGVGAIIGAGLFVRTAAAAAQNAGPSVTIGFIIAAIGCALAGLCYAELSSSIPISGSAYTYTYATMGELMAWVIGWDLVLEYAVGAATVGIAWSEYLNKLLVEVLHTSPIPYEWCHSPFQSHPDGTVNGIMNLPALFIVGLLSLLLIKGTSESAFVNGLIVITKVGIVILIIILGWGFIHESNHHPYIPAATTYVDHAGISHSFGGFWGIIGAAGTVFFAFIGFDAVSTAAQETKNPKTAMPIGILGSLAVCTILYILFAHVLTGIAPVEFFRTKGGEASVVAAISEYMTGYSWLSKLVTVAILAGFSSVILVMLLGQSRVFYSMSKDGLLPKMFSDLHPKFKTPYKANLVILVIVGLFAAFIPGDVVGDMTSIGTLFAFMLVCIAVIILRKTDPDLPRQFRTPWVPLVPILGVLACGLMILGLGWTNWLRLFGWLALGFIIYFGYSKKNSHLKDAK; encoded by the coding sequence ATGGGTTTATTTACTAAAAAGCCAATGCATCTATTGCTTGAAGAAGCAGGCGATTCAGGCAAAGGCTTAAAGCGTACACTTAGTGCAGGTGCATTAGTTGCATTAGGTGTTGGGGCTATTATTGGTGCCGGGCTATTTGTTCGTACTGCTGCTGCAGCCGCTCAAAATGCTGGACCATCAGTTACAATCGGTTTTATAATAGCAGCAATAGGCTGCGCTTTGGCTGGCTTATGTTATGCTGAGCTCTCATCTTCTATTCCAATCTCTGGTAGTGCGTATACTTATACTTATGCTACCATGGGTGAGCTAATGGCTTGGGTTATTGGCTGGGATTTAGTACTAGAGTATGCTGTTGGAGCTGCTACTGTGGGTATAGCCTGGAGTGAGTATCTGAATAAATTATTGGTAGAAGTATTACATACCTCACCCATACCCTACGAGTGGTGCCACTCGCCTTTTCAATCGCATCCAGATGGTACCGTAAATGGAATTATGAATCTTCCTGCTTTGTTTATCGTAGGCTTGTTAAGTTTGCTTTTAATTAAAGGAACATCAGAATCTGCTTTTGTAAACGGTTTAATTGTTATTACTAAAGTGGGTATTGTGATCTTAATCATTATTTTAGGCTGGGGCTTTATACACGAATCTAACCACCATCCGTATATTCCGGCTGCTACAACTTATGTAGATCATGCAGGTATTAGCCATAGCTTTGGTGGTTTCTGGGGCATTATTGGCGCTGCCGGAACCGTATTCTTTGCCTTTATCGGTTTTGATGCCGTAAGTACTGCCGCTCAGGAAACTAAAAACCCTAAAACAGCAATGCCAATTGGTATTTTAGGATCGTTAGCCGTTTGTACCATATTATACATTTTATTTGCACACGTTTTAACAGGAATTGCACCAGTTGAGTTTTTCAGAACTAAAGGTGGTGAAGCTTCTGTTGTAGCTGCAATTAGCGAATATATGACTGGATACTCATGGTTATCTAAATTAGTAACCGTAGCAATTTTAGCAGGTTTCTCTTCGGTAATTTTGGTGATGTTATTAGGCCAAAGCCGTGTATTTTATTCAATGAGTAAAGATGGGTTATTACCTAAAATGTTCAGTGATTTACACCCTAAATTTAAAACACCTTATAAAGCAAACTTAGTAATCTTGGTAATTGTAGGTTTATTTGCTGCATTTATCCCTGGCGATGTAGTTGGCGATATGACGAGTATCGGTACATTATTTGCATTTATGCTTGTTTGTATTGCGGTAATTATCTTAAGAAAAACAGATCCGGATCTTCCTCGTCAGTTTAGGACACCTTGGGTACCTTTAGTTCCAATTTTAGGTGTTCTTGCCTGCGGTTTAATGATCCTTGGTTTAGGATGGACAAACTGGTTAAGATTATTTGGCTGGTTAGCATTAGGATTTATCATTTACTTTGGATACAGTAAAAAGAATTCACATTTGAAAGACGCTAAATAA
- a CDS encoding porin: protein MYRNSAKIKRVYFSLTIVLLFISVAGYAQRTINDVMDSTTVNHLLIISKKYGSLSFSGYLQPQFQVAQANGAQAEYQGGNFGEFTNNRFRLRRGRLRADYMMLTDDGSPSTYFVLQFDGTEQGVAIRDFWGRYYENKWKILAVTLGLSGRPFGNELQLSSSVREAPERGRMSQILMKTERDLGVTFTLNPRWKDARLKNFVFDFGIYNGQGLAGAGEFDNSKDFIFRLSHKTYAFNKFTIAGGISTLQGGLNHRLPVSYKMDRINDQWRMMKDSSANTINQVAPRRYYGADIQLATKTKSWKSELRAEVVSGLQTGTSTTSTTPGSYPVDSKSVALPYYTRTFNGAYLTFVQTLNSTDNQIILKYDWYDPNSKVKGLDIYSDRGLSPADVRFDTFGFGFLHHFNPHFKAVLYYDIIKNESTQIEGYTADRKDNVLTLRTQFYF from the coding sequence ATGTACCGCAATTCTGCCAAAATTAAACGCGTTTATTTCTCCTTAACCATTGTTTTGCTTTTCATTTCCGTTGCCGGATATGCACAAAGAACAATTAACGATGTAATGGATTCTACAACGGTTAATCATTTGCTCATTATTTCAAAGAAATATGGTTCGTTATCTTTTAGCGGATACCTGCAGCCTCAATTCCAGGTTGCACAAGCAAATGGTGCACAAGCAGAATATCAAGGCGGAAACTTTGGCGAGTTTACCAATAACCGGTTTAGATTAAGAAGGGGGCGTTTAAGGGCAGATTACATGATGTTAACGGATGACGGCAGTCCTTCTACCTATTTTGTACTTCAATTTGATGGTACGGAACAGGGCGTAGCGATAAGGGATTTTTGGGGACGTTATTACGAAAATAAATGGAAGATACTGGCGGTTACATTAGGGCTCTCAGGCCGTCCGTTTGGGAACGAACTGCAATTATCTTCTTCAGTGAGGGAAGCCCCGGAGCGCGGCCGGATGTCGCAAATTTTAATGAAAACAGAACGAGATCTGGGGGTTACCTTTACGCTAAACCCGCGGTGGAAAGATGCCAGACTTAAAAACTTTGTATTCGATTTTGGCATTTACAACGGACAAGGCTTAGCTGGGGCAGGAGAATTTGATAACAGTAAAGATTTTATCTTCAGATTAAGCCATAAAACTTATGCATTTAATAAATTTACCATTGCAGGCGGCATCAGTACTTTACAGGGCGGGTTAAATCACCGCTTACCCGTAAGTTATAAGATGGATAGAATCAACGACCAATGGAGAATGATGAAGGATTCGTCGGCTAATACCATCAATCAGGTTGCCCCAAGGAGATATTATGGTGCCGATATTCAACTGGCTACAAAAACCAAGAGCTGGAAATCTGAGTTAAGGGCAGAAGTGGTATCAGGCTTACAAACAGGCACTTCAACAACATCAACCACACCAGGCTCCTACCCTGTTGACAGTAAATCGGTAGCGCTACCATATTATACGAGAACTTTTAACGGTGCTTACCTTACCTTTGTACAAACCTTAAACAGCACCGATAACCAGATCATTCTAAAATACGATTGGTACGATCCCAATTCAAAAGTAAAAGGCTTGGATATTTACAGCGACCGTGGACTTTCTCCTGCCGATGTTCGTTTTGATACTTTTGGCTTTGGTTTTCTACACCACTTTAACCCACATTTTAAAGCGGTGCTTTATTACGATATCATTAAAAACGAATCGACCCAAATTGAGGGCTATACCGCTGATAGAAAGGATAATGTGCTCACTTTAAGAACACAGTTCTATTTCTAA